A portion of the Calliphora vicina chromosome 5, idCalVici1.1, whole genome shotgun sequence genome contains these proteins:
- the wdp gene encoding protein windpipe, with the protein MTSPTTTRQSYKLSLTFLSLLLCSIVVATPTPHTTTQAADSPLSPIDLKADENYLCPEDCHCVLAHNTHKPFLHAKCSSLKGLKADGALEATLPVHSIDLSFLNLTRLAHSLEKLHDLTSIDLSHNELHEIGHLGRRIKKLNLKHNRINSSKLSKLPQHVQSLNLQHNDITNLPLEFTKLTQLQSLELAHNQINCSCDTLEVRNWLQERHVFMEHPVKCFTPALYKGKSWLQVKQSVVCEKEKRLGYNAADEDENELMMGDQPFEASGDEVQDEEELGKDFMPIDTNTKKTTSHHSSALTLMNDVEGSGDLSEMNLPLDLLDTSTNSAPVDEVTTDMPEEDDEGSGSGGGMLFIPAIQHEHVITDDFDIPESKEEHDAETEDDLNDNKPIEEPFVKTDVFQHNLGIFDGDEQPRPSTEKPEVEEEEIKPVDVPTLGEGSESSTEGPESDAVAHAKMGESKDDSNATYFLLGVIGLIVIGLLLYVAIKRCKHSSNRHDPENPQTELVDMDKKQLGKPLRNGVPEHVPLIGEKSKSDMAKPINGSKPYDGDTKDGPSQNEPLLNGNGNANGNGAAQADEPEDSRPGSQLQAPHEYYPISPRYPPPQSPRASKYSQQPQQAEPNNNDPNEPYLPSSPKSGRYSPVYSPETGRVKIKLSETPRPKTPMLVTRSRSNAGDIITTPIRPTQMESFQATPVHTAATNGHAGGDH; encoded by the coding sequence atgacCAGTCCAACAACGACGAGACAATCTTATAAATTGTCCTTAACCTTTTTAAGCCTTTTACTATGCTCAATAGTTGTGGCTACACCCACTCCTCACACTACCACACAGGCTGCTGACAGTCCCCTGTCACCTATAGATCTTAAGGCTGATGAAAACTACCTGTGTCCCGAAGACTGTCACTGTGTCTTGGCTCACAATACACACAAACCATTCTTGCATGCCAAATGCTCGTCTTTGAAGGGTCTTAAGGCTGATGGGGCCTTGGAGGCTACACTGCCCGTACATTCCATAGATttgtcatttttaaatttgacacGTTTGGCACATTCTTTGGAAAAACTGCATGATCTCACTTCCATTGATTTGTCACACAATGAATTGCACGAAATCGGCCATTTGGGCAGACGCATCAAGAAGCTGAATCTAAAGCATAATCGCATCAACTCCTCCAAATTATCGAAATTGCCACAACATGTTCAGTCTTTGAATTTGCAGCACAATGATATTACCAACTTGCCCCTGGAATTTACCAAATTGACTCAGTTGCAGTCATTGGAGTTGGCccacaatcaaatcaactgttCCTGTGATACCTTGGAAGTGCGCAATTGGTTGCAAGAGCGTCATGTCTTCATGGAACATCCAGTGAAATGTTTCACTCCCGCACTCTACAAAGGCAAATCCTGGTTGCAAGTCAAACAGTCGGTGGTTTGTGAGAAGGAGAAGAGATTAGGTTACAATGCTGCTGATGAAGACGAAAATGAATTGATGATGGGTGATCAGCCGTTTGAGGCTTCTGGTGATGAGGTACAGGATGAAGAAGAATTGGGTAAAGATTTTATGCCCATTGACACCAACACCAAAAAGACCACCAGTCATCACAGTTCTGCTCTCACCTTAATGAATGATGTTGAAGGTTCTGGAGATTTAAGTGAAATGAACTTGCCTTTGGATTTGTTAGATACCAGCACAAACTCGGCTCCTGTTGATGAAGTTACCACTGATATGCCCGAAGAAGATGATGAGGGTTCTGGTAGTGGTGGCGGTATGTTGTTTATCCCCGCTATTCAACATGAACATGTTATCACCGATGATTTCGATATACCCGAGTCAAAGGAAGAGCATGATGCCGAGACTGAAGATGACTTGAATGATAATAAACCCATTGAAGAGCCTTTCGTTAAAACTGATGTCTTCCAACACAATTTGGGTATATTCGATGGTGATGAACAACCCAGACCCAGCACAGAAAAACCTGAAGTCGAAGAGGAAGAAATCAAACCGGTAGATGTACCCACTTTGGGTGAAGGTAGCGAATCCTCAACCGAAGGACCCGAATCTGATGCTGTGGCTCATGCTAAAATGGGTGAATCCAAGGATGACAGCAATGCCACCTATTTCCTATTGGGTGTTATAGGTCTCATAGTCATTGGTCTCTTGTTGTATGTGGCCATTAAGCGCTGCAAACACAGCAGTAATCGCCACGATCCAGAAAATCCTCAAACTGAATTGGTGGATATGGACAAGAAACAATTGGGTAAACCTCTACGCAATGGTGTGCCCGAACATGTGCCTCTGATAGGTGAAAAATCTAAATCCGATATGGCTAAACCCATTAATGGCTCCAAACCATATGATGGTGACACTAAAGATGGTCCCAGCCAAAATGAACCTCTATTAAATGGCAACGGTAATGCTAATGGCAATGGTGCCGCTCAGGCTGATGAACCTGAAGACAGCCGTCCTGGCTCACAGTTGCAAGCTCCTCATGAATACTATCCCATCTCACCCAGATACCCACCACCACAGTCACCCAGAGCCTCCAAATACAGTCAGCAACCTCAGCAAGCAGAACCCAATAACAATGATCCCAATGAACCCTACCTGCCTTCATCGCCCAAATCGGGTCGCTATTCACCCGTGTACTCACCCGAAACTGGTCGTGTTAAAATCAAGCTGAGTGAAACACCCCGGCCCAAGACACCCATGCTAGTGACACGCAGTCGTTCAAATGCTGGTGATATTATAACCACCCCCATCAGACCCACACAAATGGAAAGTTTTCAAGCCACTCCCGTACATACAGCAGCAACAAATGGTCATGCCGGTGGGGATCATTGA